TGGGGGCCACCATGTTAGTGACCCCTGCTGTGATATATAAAACAGACTCCTACTTTGGccaaaaactgaatttgaaatagTGTCAAAGGATTCGCTTTCAGAAAACTTTCACGAACAGCTGCACCTCAGTCGCTGTCCACATCATCACTGATGATTCCGCGCAGGTTGGCCCAGTCTGATGCCCTTCTGCGTCCTTGCGGCGTGCTGTTTGCCTGATCGCTATCAGAACCAGAGTTCAACGATCGGTGGTAAGTAGAGAGCGGGGGTTCACGGTGTTCCTGTCGTGCAAAGGCTCCTCTTCGTTTAGGTCGACCTGAGAGAAGGAATCAACCATGAACAATAGTTTTGCTTTGAGTATAACATATAATaaatggtggccgactggttagcatatcggcctcacagttctgaaaagctgggttcaaatccagtctcggctgtgtggagtttgaatgttctccctgtgcctgcacggggtttctccgggtactccggttacctcccacaatgcagaaacatgcatggtagtttaattgaagactaaattgcccgtatgtattaatgtgagtgcgaatggttgtttgtttatgtgtggcctgcgattgactggcgaacaattcagggtgtacctcgcctctcgcccagagtcagctgggatacgctccagcacacccgcaatactagtgaggataagcactacaaaaacaatggatgcattattgcattattattacgACACAAATCCTAGCATACACTGCTTTTCTTTACAATTCAATTTAGCTATGAGTacataattaaattacattgtcAAAAGTTTAAACGGTAGAGAGTATGCAGTTGTTAAACTGCTAGCAAGGTTTGAAcctagcctcacttcactactCCCCCCACCCTCACGCCTCTGACGAAAGCCACACCCTTCACTACCGTGAACATGCATGTTACATATTTACCCCTGTTTTGTATCGGGacctgtccaattccttctttttaacttttgttgctaacctgggggggaaaaaatccagccaaacccaaaaaaaaagtcaaaagggAGGGTGCTATGTATACAGATGTTTGCGTATGCAAAATATTGACATCTCTTCGGTCATGCCTTCTGTTTCTACAGTCTCTAATAGGCAGTTCCTGTCAGGCCGTGAcaagttgtaaaataataattaaaattaaattattggCATTCGATGGGGCCGGTgagggatgatttttcaaaagatcattttaatattattctaCTGTGGTCAGGTCATACTGAGTTTTATAATATATGACAACAAAAATTGCAAACTCTACCTTCAAATGAattgttttacatacacacTAAGAAGAAAGACAAGCTGTTAGCCCAGTTATGAAATTTAAGTTATCGATTGAATGAGAAAGAAATGTTACTGGTAGACACCTTCACTATTAATGATGTTGCTGACATCCAGTTCAGCAAGTTCCCGAGCTTCTTCTTTCTTCAGACGTACCTTTTTACATTTCTCAATGGATGGTTGACCTGTGTAAAAAGACAGTGATTTGTGCTGTTAGTCAAAAGTCACTTCTAACAAatccaatgtataaatatatCTGCCGAATGAATGACCTAGAATGGAAATCATTATGCATAGTATATGTCAAACATAAGGTTAGGTTGAACACGATACCAGTCCCAGATCTGGAGACATTGGTGCAGCCGCCTATTGTGTGATCCTTATACTGGAGAACCACATAAGTTCATCTTGCTCTCTTCAGACCACGGGAGACAATTCTGGTAACCCATGTCCTTAGTCTGCTTGTCTTCATCAAACCGTTTGCTCGCTTTCTTGTGCATCATCTTCAGAAGCTCCTTCGAGAATGACAGCCATGCAGACTAATTTGATGCTGTGTGGGGTGTTTGGTCTGAGCGCTGACAGGCTGATCACCACCCCATCAACTTCAGCAGAAATGCTGGCAGCACTCAAGCATCTATTTTCCCAAGACTGACGCGGAGCACATGCACTCATCTAGTAAAGCATGGTGTCAATGCAAAATGAATTGCAAACCCCCAAAACCGGGGCCAATAAGGGCATACTGTCTCGTGCAGAGCCATGCCATCTctaatatatatgtacatgaacTTCTTTGGACACTGCTTTATCGGTGTGCTGCTCTTTGTATTAAGTATCCTGTTTGTCTTCATCTCAAACCTGAGTTTGCAGATAAATATtattactaaaataaaacatctcaGAGTTGGGTATCGGGAAACCATTAAACTGCAGACGAGATGAAttgaaagacaacaacaacaaatggatTCTGAAGGGAATTATCCTGTTTTGAGGTTTGTATCCCGACTGACCTTGAACACCAAgatcttccagctccttctttaGAACAGCCACCATGGAACGAACAGAGCGAGAGTCACCGAGGAGCTTCTTGTAATTGCGTCTCTCGCCACAGAGAGAAATGTAGCGTTTGAGCCTCACGACTGCTTTGTCGTCTTCCTGCATAAAGAATCAGAGGTATGATATGTACAAAGATATCAGCTCGAGAGTCAAGTTCTAGTTTATTGATGGTTTGTTTtagtaatttttaaaatgcgtttccggttgtttaaaaaaaaaatatatatatattttagtttaCAAATCTAAGCTTAAAGGGTTCGGGTTAGCCTAACCCTTACTAATTGCAAAGAACTTCAGACTACTATTGAGTTAGATGTGCTCTACAAATAAAGTTGGATTGAACAGTAGATCACTGTCAAAATGAAAGTTTATCTTAAGTAATTAAACACTAGAGACTAAAAGAAAAAGTCgtatgtaacaaaaaaatgcaaatgaaagtGCAGTCTACTTTTTTCAGttatattttttccaattacTCAGACTAACCTTCTGTTTTTTTACAGCAtcgtgtttgtcttttttggttGATTTCTTTCTTTGGCTATTGCCatctttttccttctttttattgacttgctTGACTTTGGTCTGGGGTTCCTGCTCATCCTCCGAGGGCAGAGATGATGAATCCGAATCTGCTTGGTTTGTGTGCTTTTCTGCCAAGACGTTTTCCTCTACACTCCATAACAGAGAATCATACTGTGAGTAGCGTTATGTAGTATGATTATTAGTCAAATATAAAGTTTACATTCTCACCTTTTTCACTCTCTTCTGATGACTTAGAGCTGTCACTCTTATTCGAGTTACTTATATCCTCGTCATCACTCtgatcagttttcttttttgccatgtTAGTTTTTATCTCTGTTTCTCCATCTTCAGAGTCTTCTTCACACTTTCCATTTGTCTTTtcacttgattttgtcagtTCCTGCTTTGTATCTTCGGATCCAGTTTTACCTTGATCttcctcttccctccct
This Phycodurus eques isolate BA_2022a chromosome 16, UOR_Pequ_1.1, whole genome shotgun sequence DNA region includes the following protein-coding sequences:
- the hirip3 gene encoding HIRA-interacting protein 3 encodes the protein MARESELKNIRRFVCGQLRAEQDLRSLTLGTLKRRYLANVGGDFLSSSAKSLLKQVVQLELKKMQENHRSSSESETEDAQNKRKRERESDTASESENEVASKQKKSRCRVSAESESEDDENKTAGSAGREEEDQGKTGSEDTKQELTKSSEKTNGKCEEDSEDGETEIKTNMAKKKTDQSDDEDISNSNKSDSSKSSEESEKEENVLAEKHTNQADSDSSSLPSEDEQEPQTKVKQVNKKKEKDGNSQRKKSTKKDKHDAVKKQKEDDKAVVRLKRYISLCGERRNYKKLLGDSRSVRSMVAVLKKELEDLGVQGQPSIEKCKKVRLKKEEARELAELDVSNIINSEGRPKRRGAFARQEHREPPLSTYHRSLNSGSDSDQANSTPQGRRRASDWANLRGIISDDVDSD